Proteins encoded together in one Impatiens glandulifera chromosome 1, dImpGla2.1, whole genome shotgun sequence window:
- the LOC124921280 gene encoding transcription factor bHLH62-like isoform X1, with amino-acid sequence MSEEQSNFPNNNWNSANYGVQIKFNQLNCVSPYFYNPSLDNSLDQNDPFESTLSSIVTSPNAAGNGGGKTIVLSELVDKLGGSISGNLPRVDHHHHQNQISGNFQIPDSNLTARQISVPFAANFSCFNNNLSGNPRFGMNGNEFSHKLEEPISQFGKIGGSQIGGEDRQKLATEFVDSREGSSVSYQISGGENGNARKRKSVAIGKSLVNKNNSNGKRNKEANEDDEEDEDAKSEAANDNKSNSKPPPTDFIHVRARRGQATDSHSLAERVRREKLSGKMKFLQDLVPGCNKVTGKAVMLDEIINYVQSLQRQVEFLSMKLTTINPRMDLNLENFLSKDIFTSMSQNQLSGLPPFAYGFQYSKGSGDIASSSQMTRIWNDDEEELQGENLFQNVQCE; translated from the exons ATGTCTGAAGAACAGAGCAATTTTCCCAACAACAATTGGAATTCTGCAAATTATGGTGTACAAATCAAATTCAATCAGCTTAATTGTGTTTCCCCATACTTTTACAACCCTAGTTTGGATAATTCATTGGATCAGAACGATCCCTTTGAATCTACACTCAGTTCCATTGTTACTTCTCCAAACGCCGCCGGCAATGGAGGCGGGAAGACCATCGTGCTCAGTGAACTAGTTGATAAATTGGGTGGTTCCATTAGCGGAAACTTGCCAAGggttgatcatcatcatcatcagaatCAGATCAGTGGGAATTTCCAAATTCCAGACAGTAATTTGACTGCCCGTCAAATATCTGTCCCATTTGCAGCCAATTTTTCATGTTTCAACAATAATTTGAGTGGGAATCCACGATTTGGGATGAATGGGAATGAGTTTTCTCATAAATTGGAGGAACCCATAAGCCAATTTGGTAAGATTGGTGGATCCCAAATTGGAGGAGAAGATAGACAGAAATTAGCTACGGAATTTGTTGATTCAAGAGAGGGATCTTCAGTTTCTTATCAGATCTCGGGTGGGGAAAATGGAAATGCCAGAAAGAGGAAATCAGTTGCCATAGGAAAATCACTGGTTAATAAGAACAATTCAAATGGCAAGAGAAACAAGGAGgcaaatgaagatgatgaagaagatgaagatgcaaAGTCAGAAGCAGCTAATGATAATAAGAGCAATTCAAAGCCTCCTCCAACAGACTTTATTCATGTCAGAGCTCGAAGGGGGCAGGCTACTGACAGCCATAGTCTTGCTGAGAGG GTCAGGAGAGAAAAACTTAGTGGAAAAATGAAATTCCTGCAAGATCTTGTACCAGGTTGCAATAAG GTGACTGGAAAAGCTGTAATGCTAGATGAGATAATAAATTATGTGCAGTCATTACAGAGACAAGTTGAG TTTCTTTCAATGAAATTGACCACTATTAACCCGAGGATGGATCTAAACTTGGAAAATTTTCTCTCAAAAGAT ATCTTCACTTCAATGTCACAGAATCAATTATCAGGATTGCCCccttttgcatatggatttcAATATTCAAAAGGATCTGGAGACATTGCTTCTTCTTCTCAG ATGACTAGAATTTggaatgatgatgaagaagaactcCAGGGGGAGAACCTGTTTCAGAATGTTCAATGTGAGTGA
- the LOC124921280 gene encoding transcription factor bHLH62-like isoform X2: MSEEQSNFPNNNWNSANYGVQIKFNQLNCVSPYFYNPSLDNSLDQNDPFESTLSSIVTSPNAAGNGGGKTIVLSELVDKLGGSISGNLPRVDHHHHQNQISGNFQIPDSNLTARQISVPFAANFSCFNNNLSGNPRFGMNGNEFSHKLEEPISQFGKIGGSQIGGEDRQKLATEFVDSREGSSVSYQISGGENGNARKRKSVAIGKSLVNKNNSNGKRNKEANEDDEEDEDAKSEAANDNKSNSKPPPTDFIHVRARRGQATDSHSLAERVRREKLSGKMKFLQDLVPGCNKVTGKAVMLDEIINYVQSLQRQVEFLSMKLTTINPRMDLNLENFLSKDNQLSGLPPFAYGFQYSKGSGDIASSSQMTRIWNDDEEELQGENLFQNVQCE, from the exons ATGTCTGAAGAACAGAGCAATTTTCCCAACAACAATTGGAATTCTGCAAATTATGGTGTACAAATCAAATTCAATCAGCTTAATTGTGTTTCCCCATACTTTTACAACCCTAGTTTGGATAATTCATTGGATCAGAACGATCCCTTTGAATCTACACTCAGTTCCATTGTTACTTCTCCAAACGCCGCCGGCAATGGAGGCGGGAAGACCATCGTGCTCAGTGAACTAGTTGATAAATTGGGTGGTTCCATTAGCGGAAACTTGCCAAGggttgatcatcatcatcatcagaatCAGATCAGTGGGAATTTCCAAATTCCAGACAGTAATTTGACTGCCCGTCAAATATCTGTCCCATTTGCAGCCAATTTTTCATGTTTCAACAATAATTTGAGTGGGAATCCACGATTTGGGATGAATGGGAATGAGTTTTCTCATAAATTGGAGGAACCCATAAGCCAATTTGGTAAGATTGGTGGATCCCAAATTGGAGGAGAAGATAGACAGAAATTAGCTACGGAATTTGTTGATTCAAGAGAGGGATCTTCAGTTTCTTATCAGATCTCGGGTGGGGAAAATGGAAATGCCAGAAAGAGGAAATCAGTTGCCATAGGAAAATCACTGGTTAATAAGAACAATTCAAATGGCAAGAGAAACAAGGAGgcaaatgaagatgatgaagaagatgaagatgcaaAGTCAGAAGCAGCTAATGATAATAAGAGCAATTCAAAGCCTCCTCCAACAGACTTTATTCATGTCAGAGCTCGAAGGGGGCAGGCTACTGACAGCCATAGTCTTGCTGAGAGG GTCAGGAGAGAAAAACTTAGTGGAAAAATGAAATTCCTGCAAGATCTTGTACCAGGTTGCAATAAG GTGACTGGAAAAGCTGTAATGCTAGATGAGATAATAAATTATGTGCAGTCATTACAGAGACAAGTTGAG TTTCTTTCAATGAAATTGACCACTATTAACCCGAGGATGGATCTAAACTTGGAAAATTTTCTCTCAAAAGAT AATCAATTATCAGGATTGCCCccttttgcatatggatttcAATATTCAAAAGGATCTGGAGACATTGCTTCTTCTTCTCAG ATGACTAGAATTTggaatgatgatgaagaagaactcCAGGGGGAGAACCTGTTTCAGAATGTTCAATGTGAGTGA